A window from Malassezia japonica chromosome 1, complete sequence encodes these proteins:
- a CDS encoding uncharacterized protein (EggNog:ENOG503Q54I; TransMembrane:1 (o320-341i)), with amino-acid sequence MQQQLAWGNKNVDPNLIITAPEFYSKRFNSGLYQPNQLAWGDTNLWQIGVPSINPANVKISSFAAAQALIEHFDNRTMYPKMKNVTLIGHSGGAQFVSRYASVVPTDPKHVSVRYVVADPSSSAYFTRDRPVTDPAYVDKNNCSLYANWRYGFNDFELAPYSGKTAKTYFSNYVSRDVVNLNGLLDTELNGDQQCMALIQGGSQRIGRNLAWWKYINLLARTDEDVSLFPGNFSSSLPDWSGAFDGDFNVKLSIVANATHDVGEVFSSPQGCSAILDNDNINLGWRPSEAFPIPPKNSTTPQAGSAGQDPSTSFSSSATAVQTSLLSITTAALLAAVLVTVC; translated from the coding sequence atgcagcagcagcttgCCTGGGGTAACAAGAACGTCGATCCTAATTTGATTATCACCGCGCCGGAGTTTTATTCCAAAAGGTTCAACAGCGGCCTTTACCAACCGAACCAACTGGCCTGGGGCGATACCAACCTGTGGCAAATCGGAGTGCCTTCCATTAATCCTGCTAATGTGAAGATTTCTTCGTTTGCGGCTGCACAGGCGCTCATCGAGCACTTTGATAACCGCACGATGTACCCCAAGATGAAGAACGTCACGCTGATCGGCCACAGTGGGGGCGCGCAGTTTGTCAGCCGCTACGCATCTGTGGTGCCGACTGATCCAAAGCACGTCTCTGTTCGTTACGTGGTTGCGGACCCCAGTTCGTCGGCCTACTTTACGCGCGACCGTCCGGTGACGGACCCCGCGTACGTGGACAAGAACAACTGCTCGCTGTACGCCAATTGGCGCTATGGCTTCAACGATTTCGAGCTTGCGCCGTACAGCGGCAAGACCGCCAAGACCTACTTTTCCAACTACGTCTCGCGCGATGTGGTCAACTTGAACGGACTGTTGGACACCGAGCTCAACGGTGACCAGCAGTGCATGGCCCTCATCCAGGGCGGTTCGCAACGTATTGGGCGCAACCTCGCGTGGTGGAAGTACATCAATCTCCtggcgcgcacggacgaggacgtCTCCTTGTTCCCCGGCAACTTTTCGTCGAGCCTGCCCGACTGGAGCGGGGCGTTTGACGGCGACTTTAATGTCAAGTTGTCGATTGTGGCCAATGCCACCCACGATGTTGGCGAGGTGTTTAGCAGTCCTCAGggctgctcggcgatcCTGGACAATGACAATATCAACCTTGGCTGGCGTCCAAGCGAAGCGTTCCCCATTCCGCCGAAGaactcgacgacgccgcaAGCCGGTTCCGCGGGGCAGGACCCCAGCACTTCCTTTTCTTCTTCCGCAACTGCTGTGCAGACGTCGTTGCTCTCCATCACCACGGcagcgctgctcgccgctgTGCTGGTGACGGTGTGCTAA
- the CCT3 gene encoding T-complex protein 1 subunit gamma (COG:O; EggNog:ENOG503NV7S) — MAGQQPVFVVNAGPERQSGRKAQISNISAAKTVSDVIRTCLGPKAMLKMILDPMGGILLTNDGHAILREIEVAHPAAKSMIELSRTQDEEVGDGTTSVIILAGEVLAHSLPLLERGMHPVVIISAYKKALARALQIVESISVPVKVESDDEMLALIKTSIGTKFVQRWSDLMCRLALKAVRTVASFDTSAPRANDGTAATVDLKRYARVEKVPGGEIEESRVLDGVMLNKDVTHPKMRRRIENPRIILLDCPLEYKKGESQTNIEITREEDWSRILEIEEEQIKQLCDRILEFKPDLVFTEKGVSDLAQHFLLKANVTCIRRVRKSDNNRIARATGAQVVNRVEDLREGDVGTRCGLFHIEKMGDEYFTFLEKCKDPKACTILLRGPSKDILNEIDRNLADAMSVARNIIFHPMLAPGGGATEMAISVGLAQYAGQNLEGVEVGAVDAVAEAMEAIPRTLIQNCGGNAIKTLTQLRARHANGEHSYGVDGNSGKVVEMKQYGLYESASVKIQTLKTAIESASLLLRVDDVVSAKRAGQPGGAPQAQNMAMAGEEAMGMGAA, encoded by the exons ATGGCTGGACAGCAGCCGGTGTTCGTGGTGAACGCAGGCCCTGAGCGCCAATCAGGCCGCAAGGCACAGATTTCCAACATCAGTGCGGCTAAGACGGTGTCTGATGTGATCCGCACCTGTCTCGGCCCCAAGGCCATGCTCAAGATGATCCTCGACCCGATGGGCGGTATTCTTCTGACGAATGACGGCCACGCGATTCTGCGCGAGATCGAGGTGGCGCACCCGGCGGCGAAGAGCATGATCGAGCTGAGCCGCACGCAGGACGAagaggtcggcgacggcacgaCAAGCGTGATTATCCTCGCCGGCGAAGTGCTCGCGCACTCGCTGCCGCTCTTGGAACGCGGCATGCACCCGGTCGTGATTATCTCGGCGTACAAgaaggcgctcgcgcgtgcgctgcagatcGTCGAGTCGATCTCGGTGCCGGTCAAggtcgagagcgacgacgagatgcTGGCGCTGATCAAGACCTCGATCGGCACCAAGTTCGTGCAGCGCTGGTCGGACCTCATgtgccgcctcgcgctcaaggcggtgcgcaccgtcgcgAGCTTTGATacgagtgcgccgcgcgcgaacgacggcacggcggcgaccgTCGACCTGAAGCGCTACGCTCGCGTCGAAAAGGTGCCGGGTGGCGAGATTGAGGAGagccgcgtgctcgacggcgtgaTGCTCAACAAGGACGTGACGCACCCCaagatgcgccgcaggaTCGAGAACCCGCGCATCATCCTCCTCGACTGCCCGCTCGAGTACAAAAAGGGCGAGTCGCAGACCAACATTGAAATCACCCGTGAAGAGGACTGGAGCAGGATTCTCGAgatcgaggaggagcagaTCAAGCAGCTCTGCGACCGCATCCTCGAGTTCAAGCCGGACCTTGTCTTTACGGAGAAGGGCGTCTCggaccttgcgcagcacttCCTCCTCAAGGCGAATGTGACGTGCatccgccgcgtgcgcaagTCGGACAACAACCGCAttgcgcgcgcgaccggcgcgcaggtcgtgaaccgcgtcgaggacctcCGTGagggcgacgtcggcacgcgctgcggccTCTTTCACATTGAAAAGATGGGCGACGA ATACTTTACCTTCCTGGAAAAGTGCAAGGACCCCAAGGCGTGCACCATCCTGCTGCGTGGCCCGTCGAAGGATATCCTGAACGAGATCGACCGCAACCTGGCCGACGCCATGTCGGTCGCGCGCAACATCATCTTCCACCCGATGCTGGCGCCCGGCGGTGGTGCGACGGAGATGGCGATCTCCGTCGGCCTCGCACAGTACGCCGGCCAGAACCTCGAGGGCGTCGAGGTTGGTGCGGTGGACGcggtggccgaggcgatggagGCCATCCCGCGCACGCTTATCCAAAACTGCGGCGGGAACGCCATCAAGACCCTTACACAgctccgtgcgcggcacgcaaACGGCGAGCATTCGTACGGCGTCGACGGTAACTCGGGCAAGGTGGTCGAGATGAAGCAGTACGGCCTCTACGAAAGCGCTAGCGTCAAGATCCAGACGCTCAAGACTGCCATCGAGTCCGCCTCGCTGCTCCTCCGTGTGGACGACGTGGTGTCGGCCAAGCGCGCTGGCCagccgggcggcgcgccgcaggcccAGAACATGGCCATGGCGGGCGAAGAAGCGATGGGCATGGGCGCGGCCTAA